A genomic region of Desulfatibacillum aliphaticivorans DSM 15576 contains the following coding sequences:
- a CDS encoding DUF2304 domain-containing protein — translation MTPRQKIFALMVCVALFGIIVSLVHKRKLKEEYAWLWLVTSAALFVLVLWYDLLVGLTNLIGAVLPTTTLFLFGLLFFMLITLHFSIKISRLSTMVTELAQETAILREENRALKSAPPEPEKEDEK, via the coding sequence ATGACGCCGAGGCAAAAAATCTTTGCGCTCATGGTTTGCGTGGCTTTGTTTGGCATCATCGTCAGTCTGGTGCATAAACGCAAACTCAAGGAGGAATACGCCTGGTTGTGGCTCGTCACCAGCGCAGCGCTGTTTGTGCTGGTGCTCTGGTACGACCTGCTGGTGGGCCTGACTAACCTCATCGGGGCGGTTTTGCCCACGACCACGTTGTTTTTGTTCGGCCTGCTGTTTTTCATGCTCATCACCTTGCACTTTTCCATCAAAATTTCACGACTTTCCACCATGGTGACGGAACTGGCCCAGGAAACGGCCATCCTTCGGGAGGAAAACAGGGCGTTAAAAAGCGCCCCGCCCGAACCTGAAAAGGAAGATGAAAAATAA
- a CDS encoding glycosyltransferase family 2 protein — protein MSRHDEKTAFPRVIAIIPAFNEQKNIAEVIRGIQTHAPFAQPLVVDDGSKDGTALSARRAGARVIRLPFNLGYGAALQTGFKFALANGYDYAVQIDGDGQHDPQSLPVLLKPLQEGGADVVLGSRFLGEGGYSMPFLRYSGVMVFRVLVSLLIRKKITDPTSGFQALNRAAMERFYASPHYPADFPDADVIIMLHRAGLRVLEAPVIMHPNPDGRSMHKGMTPVYYVFKMFLSIFLALIRKNPF, from the coding sequence ATGTCCAGGCATGACGAAAAAACCGCATTTCCCAGGGTGATTGCCATCATCCCGGCCTTTAACGAGCAAAAGAATATCGCTGAAGTGATCCGGGGCATTCAAACCCATGCGCCTTTCGCCCAACCTTTGGTGGTGGACGACGGCAGCAAGGACGGAACCGCGTTGTCGGCGCGGCGGGCCGGAGCCCGGGTGATTCGCCTGCCGTTCAACCTGGGGTACGGGGCGGCTCTGCAAACCGGGTTTAAGTTCGCCCTGGCCAATGGCTATGATTACGCCGTACAAATCGACGGAGACGGCCAGCACGATCCCCAAAGCCTGCCTGTTTTGTTGAAACCCTTACAGGAAGGGGGGGCGGACGTGGTTCTGGGGTCGCGGTTTTTGGGGGAAGGGGGATATTCCATGCCCTTTTTGCGCTACTCCGGGGTGATGGTGTTTCGCGTTTTGGTTTCCCTGCTGATCCGAAAAAAGATCACCGACCCCACCTCCGGCTTTCAAGCCTTGAACCGGGCCGCCATGGAGCGGTTTTACGCCAGCCCCCACTATCCGGCTGACTTCCCGGACGCCGATGTAATCATCATGCTGCATCGTGCAGGGTTGCGGGTTCTGGAAGCGCCTGTTATCATGCACCCCAACCCGGACGGCCGGTCCATGCACAAGGGGATGACCCCGGTGTATTATGTGTTTAAGATGTTTTTATCCATTTTTCTGGCCCTCATTCGCAAGAATCCTTTTTAA